In Malus sylvestris chromosome 2, drMalSylv7.2, whole genome shotgun sequence, the genomic stretch gtagtttctacactcttctgagttactcaactcccctaaagaagcattcatttcatgtccttcattgaaaagattatgaaaataacctttccatctgtctttaaccgcgttctctgtagcaagaacatttccatcctcatccttgatgcacctcacttggtttaggtcccttgtcttcttttcccttgctctagctagtttatagatatccaactctccttctttggtatctagtcgcttatacatatcgtcataagccgctaacttagcttctctcacagctttcttcgcctcttgcttcgtttttctatacctttcaccattttcatcggtcctatccttgtataacgctttacaacattccttcttagccttcacctttgtttgtacctcctcattccaccaccaagattccttttggtgtggggcaaagcccttggactctcctaatacctcttttgctacttttcggatacaactagccatggaatcccacatttggttagcttccccctctctatcccacacacactgggtgattactttctctttgaaaatgacttgtttttcttcttttagatttcATCATCTAGTcattgggcacttccaagtcttgttcttttttctcactttttttatatgtacatccatcaccaacaagcgatgttgattagccacgctctctcctggtataactttgcaatccttacaagttatacgatcccctttcctcattagaagaaaatctatttgtgtttttgacgacccgctcttgtaggtgatcacatgttcttctctcttcttaaagaaggtgttggctaagaagagatcatatgccattgcaaaatccaagatagcttccccatcctcgtttctctccccaaaaccatggccaccatgaaaacctccatagttgcctgtctccctgcccacgtgtccatttaaatctcctcctataaataacttctccgtctgagcaattccttgcaccaagtctccaaggtcttcccaaaatttctccttcgaactcatatccaaccctacttgaggtgcgtacgcactaatcacattgataagttcttgtcctattacaatcttgattgccatgattctatctcctaccctcttgacatctacaacatcttgtgtcaaggtcttgtccacgatgatgccaacactgtttctcgttctatttgtgcccgaataccatagtttaaaccctgagttttctagatcctttgccttacgaccaacccacttagtttcttgtaggcacataatatttatcattctcctcaccataacttctactacttccataaattttcccgtcaaggttcctatattctacgttcctaaacgcattttgctctcttgaactctacccttctgtcatagcttcttcacccttccccgtctaataggatcaaagtacttcttttgtgtgtcccgtgtaaagttgataggagcatatgctcccaaacaactttgagtgaagtcgttcgaaaagaagtttctatagcccccttgctcatttaacactgcatccgggcgccgatggagatacagcgacccttgctcacttatcactgtgctcgggccacacagcgcgccacttacgggtgacgccctagctttagcgcaatttcgttctggattcattttcataaggattcgacgtgatcatggagtgccggctgtcgactacctgacgccctccccctcctccttttggtttattacttaagcgttgataaacgtgcttatttttagtgatgacacatcatttagtttgcaaattttatctTTAAATTTAGTCTCTATAGCATTACCCGGAGAACTAAGATGGTTAGCCTTCTGAAAATTCTGAGTTTGATTCCTATAAATTAGAGTCGAACTCACACACTAGTTTGTAAAATTTGAGTACAGTAGAGCAAGTACAGTATAGAACATGACTCTTATTACGATCAAACTCACACAACTACAAAAACAATGGGTAGGCCGAAGCCCAACGTATATAAGAATCAAACTTATATAAACCACCATGAAACAATATTGGATATAAAGAGCTTGTTGTTTCATTAGTTTTAGTGGAGATTACTACTTTACCATCGCACTGTTAAGCAATTCGTACATCCCCTTTTTAAATAGTAAGGGCAACTTCGTCATTTCGGACCACTTTCGAATTACTTCCATTTTAAtgataagtacaaaataaagagtaaagtgaatagtaccagatttgactttttagtgtaaaaatgtagtttttcgttaaaatgaacagtaccgtgagtttttcgttaaaactcccattttAATATACAAGAATCAAATTTATATAAACCACCATGAAACAATATTGGATATAAAGACCTTGTTATTTCATTAGTTTCAGTGGAGTTTACTACTTTACCATCGCACTGTTGAGCAATTCCTACATCCCCTTCTTAAGTAGTAAGGGCAACTTCGTCATTTCGGACCACTTTCGGATTGCTTCCGTATTAAATCCATATATCGGGTAACAGAGATGGAGCTCTTCAACGGCCACACATGGCCTCCTTCACCTCCAACGCACTGCAGCAaaagcaccaccaccaccgtctCCTCTCCGCCACCCTCTGTAAGTGCCCGTCAGCTTTCCACGTCTTTAAATTCCGTTTTCCTTCTCATATTTTCACTTTCTCGCCACCCAAACAGACCCTTAAGCTTTATCCACTTCCACTAGCTAGACAAAACATTAGCCACATAGTTGCAAAGTTATCCTCGACAACGTACCACGAACCGTACACAAAATCGCAGAACTCAGGAACTGGAAGTGGTACGGAGTTCTCTTCCTTAAAGTCCACGGAACAACGGGTTTCGAGAAAACCCATAAAGAACCATGTCGGTTCAGGAGTGGAGAAGAAGGGTGAAGATACTAGGAAAAATCTTGTCTTTAGAAAGAGGAGGGAGGGGAATGGTCCTAATGGGCCAAATCGGCATTCTTCTAGGAGGTTTAGAGATGAGAATGCGGTAAAGTCTTCGAAAAACCGAGGCAGTTTAGGGGTAAAGGAGGGGAGGAACAAGAGGGGTGGTGGTAATCAGGTGggaggagaagagagaagggggaGAGGGTTGAAGAAGTATGACGCTGATTCGCCGGAAGTTAAGATGCGAGTAGGTTTGGATATGTGCTCGAAGAGAGGGGATGTGATGGGTGCAATTAGGTTCTATGATTTGGCTCAAACGGAAGAGATTAAGATGGAGCAGTACCATTATACTGTGCTGTTGTATCTCTGCTCTTCTGCAGCTGTTGGTGTTGTTCGTCCGGCGAAGAGTGGGAGTGGGAGTGGGAGTCGGACTTTGGATACCTTGGATTCGCACAGTGAAGCAACCACGGTGGAATCCATGGATACATCAAATTTGGACAATGAGGACCTGGATGATACCTGTGGAAGTAACAGTTTTGATGATGATTCGGATGGTACTTCCGATGAAAATGAGAATTTAGCATGGTTTTCTAATGGGTTTGTGAAGCGAAATTCCCGCCTTTTAGATGGACTGAACTACCCCACAAAGGGTGGAGATGATTCTTCTAATGTAAAAGAAGGGAGCAGTAAGCAAGAAGATAATGGAATTCGGGTTAGTGAAGATGTGAAGAAGTATGCGCTCAAAAGGGGATTTGAGATCTATGAGAAGATGTGTTCGGATAATGTTCCGGTGAATGAGGCAGCATTAACATCTGTGGCTAGAATGGCAATGTCAATGGGTGATGGAGACATGGCATTTGATATGGTGAGGCAAATGAAGTCAATGGGAATAAATCCTAGACTCCGTTCCTACGGTCCTGCATTATCTGCTTTTTGCCATAGCGGAGATATTGATAAAGCATTTGCTGTTGAGAAACACATGTTGGAGCATGGTGTTTATCCGGAAGAGCCTGAACTTGAAGCCCTCTTAAGAGTGAGTGTGGGAGTTGGTAAAGGCGACAAGGTGTATTATATGCTGCACAAACTAAGAACAAGCGTAAGGAGGGTGTCGCCATCTACTGCAGATTTAATCGTAAAATGGTTTCTTAGCAAGGAAGCTTCAAGAGTGGGGAGAACAAAATGGGATCGAAGATCTATAAGGGATGCAATCGAGAATGGAGGTGGGGGCTGGCATGGGCAGGGCTGGTTGGGAAAAGGGAAGTGGTCTGTGTTACGTACTACAATCGGAGATGATGGCTTGTGCAAATGCTGTGGGGAAAAACTGGCCACAATTGACCTTGATCCCGTAGAAACAGAAAACTTTGCCGAGTCAGTTGCATCAATAGctataaaaagagagaaaaactcAAGCTTTCAGAAATTTCAAGTACGAAAATCCCCATCAATATGCATTGTTTTAGTTTAATCTTGTATTCGGCCTTGACTTAGGAAAGAAGAATATTTTGTTATGCAGAAATGGCTGGACTATTAtggaccttttgaagcagtggTGGATGGAGCTAATGTAGGCCTTTTCAGTCAGAAGAAATTTGTCCCGTCCAAGGCAAGTTGCCCCGATGCTTAtgcacacacacaaatcaaGTTTATGTTCTCATTCGTGATTGCTGTAAATTTTATTGGTGGATTGGTTAGGTCAATGCTGTTGTTAATGGAATACGGCAGAAACTTCCTTCGAAGAAATGGCCACTTATTGTTCTTCATAATAGGCGCATCACCGGAGGCAGAATGGATGAGCGAGTAAATAGGGCACTGATTGAGAAGTGGCAAAATGCCGATGCTCTATATGCGACACCTACTGGTTCAAATGATGATTGGTGAGTAATATAACATTGGAGGTAACTTAGTTATGACTTTTCCATCAAATTTCTGATTTAATAGCTAATTTCTTGTTAATTATCTAGGTAATACGTATATGCATTTAAAGTGCCACGATATTACCTGTGATTCAGGTACTGGTTGTATGCAGCTATAAAGTTCAAGTGCTTACTTGTGACAAATGATGAGATGAGAGACCATATATTTCAACTTCTCGGAAATGATTTCTTTCCCAGATGGAAAGAAAGGCATCAAGTGAGTGAGGATCTTTTGAAGCTAATATTTCATCGTGCTTCTGTCGGTTCTTAATGTGAACTTTGCAAAGATAATAAACTTATCTATGCTGGACCAGATTACTAGGTCCAATCTGTTTT encodes the following:
- the LOC126594116 gene encoding proteinaceous RNase P 1, chloroplastic/mitochondrial-like translates to MASFTSNALQQKHHHHRLLSATLCKCPSAFHVFKFRFPSHIFTFSPPKQTLKLYPLPLARQNISHIVAKLSSTTYHEPYTKSQNSGTGSGTEFSSLKSTEQRVSRKPIKNHVGSGVEKKGEDTRKNLVFRKRREGNGPNGPNRHSSRRFRDENAVKSSKNRGSLGVKEGRNKRGGGNQVGGEERRGRGLKKYDADSPEVKMRVGLDMCSKRGDVMGAIRFYDLAQTEEIKMEQYHYTVLLYLCSSAAVGVVRPAKSGSGSGSRTLDTLDSHSEATTVESMDTSNLDNEDLDDTCGSNSFDDDSDGTSDENENLAWFSNGFVKRNSRLLDGLNYPTKGGDDSSNVKEGSSKQEDNGIRVSEDVKKYALKRGFEIYEKMCSDNVPVNEAALTSVARMAMSMGDGDMAFDMVRQMKSMGINPRLRSYGPALSAFCHSGDIDKAFAVEKHMLEHGVYPEEPELEALLRVSVGVGKGDKVYYMLHKLRTSVRRVSPSTADLIVKWFLSKEASRVGRTKWDRRSIRDAIENGGGGWHGQGWLGKGKWSVLRTTIGDDGLCKCCGEKLATIDLDPVETENFAESVASIAIKREKNSSFQKFQKWLDYYGPFEAVVDGANVGLFSQKKFVPSKVNAVVNGIRQKLPSKKWPLIVLHNRRITGGRMDERVNRALIEKWQNADALYATPTGSNDDWYWLYAAIKFKCLLVTNDEMRDHIFQLLGNDFFPRWKERHQVHFTFSDAGPVFHMPPPCSVVIQESEEGHWHIPVVSEHERESERTWLCIMRAKSRTATKDSAAIPEDAQPPRHNGYARSATRTGVDSQPLNSGNKKYSKHKPKEFIKNLKDILLGSVTSDDHSIVPDIATAEKIGGCTIDFQI